GCGGACGCTGAACCCGCTAGCCGCCCGCAATCAGTCGACCGCGTCCTTCACTGCCTTGCCGGCGAGCAGGCTGATGACGAGGAACAGCAGGAACAGCGCGATCGCGATGAAGAACAGGATTTTGGCGATGCCGACGAAGGCGCCGCCGATCCCACCGAACCCCAGCAGCCCCAGCACCAGACCGATGACGAGAAAGGTAAGGGCGAGTTTTAGCATGGTGGTGTCCTTCGTTTGGGTACTGGCGTTCGGATGCCGGCGTTCGGTGCCGGGCGTTACACGGTCAACCGAACGAAGGACGGGCTGGTTCCGTCAGCCCTTGCGGCTGGCTTCGAACAGGAACCAGGCGCGTTCTTCCGCCT
The sequence above is a segment of the Sphingomonas insulae genome. Coding sequences within it:
- a CDS encoding DUF1328 family protein codes for the protein MLKLALTFLVIGLVLGLLGFGGIGGAFVGIAKILFFIAIALFLLFLVISLLAGKAVKDAVD